Proteins from a genomic interval of Arachis hypogaea cultivar Tifrunner chromosome 10, arahy.Tifrunner.gnm2.J5K5, whole genome shotgun sequence:
- the LOC112715030 gene encoding ATP-dependent (S)-NAD(P)H-hydrate dehydratase isoform X1 — MVLMKHVMSSQQLSLLSYANTCMLMASSSVYRRQQFLIRSLGGGIDHSRNMQQDLRSVEVDAESVIRSITPALDPTRHKGQAGKIAVIGGCREYTGAPYFAAISALKIGADLSHVFCTKDAAPVIKSYSPELIVHPVLEESYSVREEDKKTISRKVLAEVDKWMERFDCLVIGPGLGRDPFLLDCVSEIMRHARQTNVPIVIDGDGLFLVTNNIDLVSGYGLAVLTPNVNEYKRLVEKVLSSEVNDVDATQQVLSLAKKIGGVTILKKEKSDLISDGDTVKSVSIYGSPRRCGGQGDILSGSVAVFLSWARQHIIAADPNSNLSCKNPAVLGCVAGSAMMRKAASLAFCHKKRSTVTGDIIECLGESLEDICPAT, encoded by the exons ATGGTGTTGATGAAACATGTGATGAGTTCCCAACAGTTATCCTTGTTGAGCTATGCAAACACTTGCATGCTTATGGCTTCTTCATCTGTTTACAGAAGGCAACAGTTCTTGATAAGGTCTCTGGGAGGTGGCATTGACCATTCTAGAAATATGCAGCAAGACTTAAGATCTGTTGAGGTTGATGCTGAGAGTGTTATTAGATCAATTACTCCTGCCCTTGATCCTACTAGACATAAAGGCCAGGCAG GAAAAATAGCTGTTATTGGAGGGTGCCGTGAATACACAGGTGCTCCATATTTTGCTGCTATTTCGGCTTTAAAAATT GGTGCGGATCTGTCCCATGTTTTTTGTACAAAAGATGCTGCTCCTGTCATCAAAAGCTACAGTCCAGAGTTGATTGTGCACCCTGTATTGGAAGAATCATACAGTGTCAG GGAGGAGGACAAGAAAACCATATCTCGCAAGGTTCTTGCCGAAGTTGACAAATGGATGGAAAGATTTGATTGTCTTGTCATTGGTCCAGGCCTGGGAAGAGATCCATTCCTTCTA GATTGTGTGAGTGAAATAATGAGACATGCAAGACAGACAAATGTCCCAATTGTGATTGATGGG GATGGACTTTTCCTTGTGACAAATAATATTGACCTTGTTAGCGGTTATGGCTTAGCTGTTCTAACCCCAAATGTCAATGAATACAAGCGTCTTGTGGAGAAAGTATTGAGTTCAGAAGTGAATGATGTAGATGCTACTCAGCAAGTGCTCTCTCTTGCCAAAAA GATTGGTGGCGTTACtattttaaagaaagaaaaatctgATCTGATAAGTGATGGTGATACAG TCAAATCGGTGAGCATATATGGTTCTCCTAGACGATGCGGCGGCCAAGGTGATATCCTTTCTGGAAG TGTCGCTGTCTTTTTGTCGTGGGCACGCCAACATATCAtagctgctgatccaaattcaaATCTCAG TTGTAAAAATCCAGCTGTTCTGGGATGCGTTGCTGGGTCTGCAATGATGAGGAAGGCTGCTTCACTTGCATTCTGCCATAAGAAAAGATCAACAGTCACTGGTGACATTATTGAGTGCCTTGGGGAAAG TTTGGAAGATATTTGCCCTGCCACTTAA
- the LOC112715030 gene encoding ATP-dependent (S)-NAD(P)H-hydrate dehydratase isoform X2, with product MQQDLRSVEVDAESVIRSITPALDPTRHKGQAGKIAVIGGCREYTGAPYFAAISALKIGADLSHVFCTKDAAPVIKSYSPELIVHPVLEESYSVREEDKKTISRKVLAEVDKWMERFDCLVIGPGLGRDPFLLDCVSEIMRHARQTNVPIVIDGDGLFLVTNNIDLVSGYGLAVLTPNVNEYKRLVEKVLSSEVNDVDATQQVLSLAKKIGGVTILKKEKSDLISDGDTVKSVSIYGSPRRCGGQGDILSGSVAVFLSWARQHIIAADPNSNLSCKNPAVLGCVAGSAMMRKAASLAFCHKKRSTVTGDIIECLGESLEDICPAT from the exons ATGCAGCAAGACTTAAGATCTGTTGAGGTTGATGCTGAGAGTGTTATTAGATCAATTACTCCTGCCCTTGATCCTACTAGACATAAAGGCCAGGCAG GAAAAATAGCTGTTATTGGAGGGTGCCGTGAATACACAGGTGCTCCATATTTTGCTGCTATTTCGGCTTTAAAAATT GGTGCGGATCTGTCCCATGTTTTTTGTACAAAAGATGCTGCTCCTGTCATCAAAAGCTACAGTCCAGAGTTGATTGTGCACCCTGTATTGGAAGAATCATACAGTGTCAG GGAGGAGGACAAGAAAACCATATCTCGCAAGGTTCTTGCCGAAGTTGACAAATGGATGGAAAGATTTGATTGTCTTGTCATTGGTCCAGGCCTGGGAAGAGATCCATTCCTTCTA GATTGTGTGAGTGAAATAATGAGACATGCAAGACAGACAAATGTCCCAATTGTGATTGATGGG GATGGACTTTTCCTTGTGACAAATAATATTGACCTTGTTAGCGGTTATGGCTTAGCTGTTCTAACCCCAAATGTCAATGAATACAAGCGTCTTGTGGAGAAAGTATTGAGTTCAGAAGTGAATGATGTAGATGCTACTCAGCAAGTGCTCTCTCTTGCCAAAAA GATTGGTGGCGTTACtattttaaagaaagaaaaatctgATCTGATAAGTGATGGTGATACAG TCAAATCGGTGAGCATATATGGTTCTCCTAGACGATGCGGCGGCCAAGGTGATATCCTTTCTGGAAG TGTCGCTGTCTTTTTGTCGTGGGCACGCCAACATATCAtagctgctgatccaaattcaaATCTCAG TTGTAAAAATCCAGCTGTTCTGGGATGCGTTGCTGGGTCTGCAATGATGAGGAAGGCTGCTTCACTTGCATTCTGCCATAAGAAAAGATCAACAGTCACTGGTGACATTATTGAGTGCCTTGGGGAAAG TTTGGAAGATATTTGCCCTGCCACTTAA